In Sandaracinaceae bacterium, the sequence CGCATCAGCAACTTTCTGCTGTGGGGGGCCGCCTACGCCGAGCTCTTCTTCAGCCCCAAGCTGTGGCCCGAGTTCGGGCTCGCTGACCTCCTCGAGGCATTCGAGTCGTTCCACACGCGAGAGCGCCGCTTCGGCCGTGTGCTCACCGCCGAGCCCGTGCCCGCCCCCGCAGGTTCCCAGCAAGAGAGCGGGCTGCCCGCCACCGAGGCCCGATGAGCGAACGCCACGACGTGCCCGAGGGCCAGCCCGCCGAGAACCCGCCCACGCCCGCGGCCCCCGCGGCCGCCGGGACCGAGACCAAGGGCAAGCTCGGCCCCACGGCGCTCCGCTTCGCCAGCGCCGTCCCGCTCATCCCGCTGATCCTGTGGCTCCTCTTTTACGGTCCGCGCTGGGGCTTCCACACCTTCTGCTTCGTGGGCGTGGCCATCGTCGCGCGCGAGCTGATGGCCATCGCCATGCCCGGGCAGCGCTTGCTGATCGCCATCGGCACCCTGGCGAGCATGGGCTTCGCGGCCGTGGCGGTGTTCGCGCCGGAGCACCTCTTCGCGGGTGTGCTGGGCCTCGGCTTCGTGGCCATGATCACCAGCTTGCTGCGGCCCGATCCCGTGGAGACCTCGGGGGCGCGCGCGGGCTGGCTGTTCGGCGGGCCCGTCTACATCGGCGGTCTGCTCATCACCGTGGACTTGCTGCACGGGCTGCCCTTTGGAGCCCGCTGGGTGGTGCTCGCCATGATGCTCGCCTTCCTGTCGGACACG encodes:
- a CDS encoding phosphatidate cytidylyltransferase, which codes for MSERHDVPEGQPAENPPTPAAPAAAGTETKGKLGPTALRFASAVPLIPLILWLLFYGPRWGFHTFCFVGVAIVARELMAIAMPGQRLLIAIGTLASMGFAAVAVFAPEHLFAGVLGLGFVAMITSLLRPDPVETSGARAGWLFGGPVYIGGLLITVDLLHGLPFGARWVVLAMMLAFLSDTAAYFAGRAFGKHKLYEKLSPKKTIEGSLGGLAGAVGGAFFAIYVMKLPIPVPHAIALGVIAGALGQAGDLLESMLKRSAGVKDSGNILPGHGGLLDRVDALMFTASTTWLYAVYLLDAR